One part of the Prochlorococcus marinus str. MIT 9313 genome encodes these proteins:
- the mtnB gene encoding methylthioribulose 1-phosphate dehydratase — MFDSQQQRQALSDTIRDLHQRGWCDGTGGNFSLVLQKMPLRLLMAPSGIEKRKIEADELIEVDSSGKVIQGEGRASAETDMHLKIIEQTNAKAVLHTHSITATWLSNHYKNTGKITIEGWEMLKGLQGINSHSTSISLPILLNNQNLAQLSQAAGELVNDAPYGLLVAGHGLYAWGESLNEARRHVEILEFLLELCWREQLIGSQKS; from the coding sequence ATGTTCGATTCACAGCAACAGCGGCAAGCTCTAAGCGACACCATTCGCGATCTCCATCAACGTGGTTGGTGTGATGGAACTGGCGGTAATTTCAGCCTTGTTCTACAAAAAATGCCATTGAGATTATTGATGGCACCTAGCGGCATTGAGAAAAGAAAGATCGAGGCAGACGAACTGATTGAAGTCGACAGCTCGGGGAAGGTGATTCAAGGAGAAGGTAGGGCTAGTGCTGAAACAGATATGCATTTAAAAATCATTGAGCAGACCAACGCCAAGGCCGTACTACACACACACTCGATTACAGCAACATGGCTATCCAACCACTATAAAAATACGGGGAAAATAACAATTGAGGGCTGGGAAATGCTCAAAGGGCTGCAAGGGATTAATAGCCATTCCACATCAATCTCTCTGCCAATCCTATTGAACAACCAAAACCTTGCCCAATTGAGCCAAGCAGCAGGCGAGTTGGTCAATGATGCACCCTATGGACTACTGGTTGCAGGGCACGGTTTATACGCTTGGGGGGAGAGCCTCAACGAAGCAAGGCGTCATGTAGAGATCTTGGAGTTCCTACTAGAGCTCTGCTGGCGTGAACAACTTATAGGCAGCCAAAAATCGTGA